The Candidatus Polarisedimenticolia bacterium genome contains the following window.
TATCGGGATCGCCCACGGTGCGTGGGTTCTGCTTCTGATTCGGCTTGGGTCGCTGTTCATTCATGCTCGGCTCACCTCCATTAAGAGAATTGTGAACATCGCTGCTGATCAGCATCGCAAGAAACTCTACGATGCCCCTGCGAGCCAGACAATCAGACGATGCCTGAATCTCGTGTCGGGCGTTTGCCCGACCGGGAGGGGGTAATGGTTCAGAGCATCTCTCTGCGCGCCTGCTTGGCACGCGCAGCGCCGATGGCCGTCTCGACTTCCTTCACCTCCTCCGGGGGAGGCAGGACGGCCGGGAGTCCCAATGACTTGACCCACAGCTCGCGGGTCCACCCGGTCGTGTGGTAAAGGTGCTCGTCCTCTTCGTCCTCGACCTCGTCGTGAGCCTCTTTGAGTGCCTTCGCCATGGTCCCCTTGGACGCTTTGGCCACCATGCCGATGAGCTCCCAGTTGAGGTGGTCCTTGGTCTCGGCCGCGATGACGCACTCCCCGGCGACCAGCTGGGCCGCTTCGCGACTTCCGCCCTTCAGCGCCAGCTCCATGGCCTTCACGAGCGACTCGCCGATGTGGTGGACGACTTCACGTCCGGGTGTCTGAATCGCCGGATCGATGTTGAGCTTCTTGAACACCTCCAGGAGGACTTGCTCGTGGTTGCGTGTCTGATCGAGATAATTCCGCCACTCCTCCTTGAGGTCCGGGTTCGTCGCGCACCGGAGCGCGGTCTCATAAACCTCGACGCCGCCGATCTCCGTCTCCAATGCCTGGATGAGAAGCTCCCTGACCTGTTCGGTTTCCATTATCATTGCTCCTTTCATGCGGATGTCCTGGGAAAAGCCGCCAGGAGAACGGGCGCATCGGTCGTGCGGTCATCCTTGACGAACGTGCACGAATCCGTGAAGCGTGGTTGCGGCGACCGGCCCGATCTGCCAGAGCGCCGCCGGATCGCAATGGCTGTGACATGCATTCTTTCTCGTGATCCGAAATCACCCGCCCATCTGCCGCCGGACCGGGTATCCGCCCGGCGGCAGCCGGACGAGGGTACTAGGCGGCCGTCCCGGGTACTCCGGGCTGCCGGCGTCGTAGATCACTTGGGGGTGTTGCCCCCATAGGCCCCAGCGCGCGCCGGGGACGTGGGGTTGTAGTGCGACTCGGATTTCGACGCGGATCCCGTTGCCTGCCGACTGGCCTCCTGCGCGGCGCCCTGGTGATTCGTGTCCTTGTCAAACGCCTTGGAGAAGCCCTCCTTGATCGCCTCCGCGCCGCGGGTGTAGGAGTCGGCCACCGAAGCCGAGACGTCCCCGGCCTTCTCCCTGACCTGCTGCATCGCATCCTGCAGGCGCCGGCGCGTCTCTTTGCCGCTGCGCGGCGCGGTCAACAGCGCCACGACGGCCCCGGCCGTGGTCCCGAGCGCGAACATGAGAAACCCGTGGCCCCCATTACCTCTGTGCTCACTCATTGTGCTCCACCTCCTGTCAACTGGTTAAAGAACTGAACGTCGTACGATGAACGAGTCCTGCGTACGGCTAGCACTCTACTCGTGCTTCCTGGCAATTCCATTCGGGCCCGGGCGTTCGCTTTCAGCGCAGCCCCATTACACGGCGTGTCGTCGACCCCGAAGGAAGTGAAACACGAACGACACGAGCGCGAGAATCAGGAACAGGTGAACGAACCCCCCCAGTGTGTACGCCGTGACCATTCCGAGCAGCCAGAGCACGACCAGGACCATCGCTAATACTGCGAGCATTGTCGGACCTCCTTTCACCATGACCCGGCGGGAAACCACCGCCGTTATGTAATTCGGTAAGGCTCGTACTCATCATGGTATGAACGCTTATACCCCCGCGTCCCGAGGCGGACAATTCAGGACGTTCCTGAATCAGGCCGCTGCAAGGTCTGAATTGACAGTCAGGCGACCACCGCGTGATGCCGCGCGGTATGGACCTAGATGCAGTAGGGACACTGGGTCGTGCACGCCACCGCGAGCGCGATCAGCTCGCGGTGCTTCCTGGGGATCGCCCTGTCCGCCCCGCGCAGGGAGGATCCCCTCGACGGCGTGGTAGACTGCCCGATACCTGCCGTGCGGTTCGGTCCCGCCGTCACGAGCCCGAGTCGTGGCTTGCGGAGCGTTGGGAGAATTTCGATGTCGCGTCCGGCACGAACGATCGCAGTCGCCCTCCTCGCTCTCATCGGCTGTGGGTTGAGCATCCTGTCCAGTGCGGAGACGACGGAGCCTCTCCGGCCCGCGGGCGTGTCCGTCACCGGCAAGCCGCTGGGCGAGGCGCCGTTCACGCTGCACCGGAACGCGATTATCGGCCCGCACGACGGGGTGCTGAGCACCGCCTTCTTTCGCGATCTCGTCCTGCAGATTGACTATCCGTCCCGCGTCGTACGGTTCTAAGTGTAAGACATTCTATCGCACCTCTGGGACACGGGCGCTGTCACGGCGCCCCTGAGGAGGTGCGGCCGGTGCGCGCCAGGTGCGAAACCCCCCTTCCCGACCCGTGCAATGCGCCGCGGTGAGGGGCGTGGTGCTGTGGGGGGCCACTCCTCGGGGTTGTCCCGGCGCGACGATCCCGATCGCGAGCACACCTCCGGCAGGCGAGGGCGCGTGGGTCAGGTCGGGCAGGTCGGTCCCGTCAGGATGATGCGTGGCGTCGCGGCCACAGCGTCGTCCGCGGCAGCGCGGCTCACCCACCGGGCGGCGCGTGCGCGCGGGCCTCGGGCCGGGGGCGGTGCTGGAGAATTTTCCGGATCACCTTCGGGTCGAGAATGACTGCCACCACCCGCATGGTGCCGCCGCAGGGGCAGCGCAGCGGGTCGACCTCGAACACCTTGGCGATGAGCCGTGCCCACTGGCGGCGGCGCTGACGTTGCGAGGGTGTCAGAGCGATCGTCTCGCTGTCGGGCGCGGCCAGGGCAGCCCCGGGGCTGCGCCGCGCCCGTGCGCCGCGTGTTCGGTTGGCGTAGGCGCCATACAACCGTGTGAGATGGAACCCGGCCGGCGGGATGTGTTGGCACAGCCGCGCCAGCATCTCCAGCGGGTCGAGCGTGACGCTAAGCTCGCCGGTCACCGGATGCACACGCCGGCCGCTGTAGGTGGTCCGGGTCCCGTCCTACCGCAGCCGCCCCAAGGCGATTGGCGGATGCACCAGGTAGCGGCACAGCCGCTCCACCCCCGCCGCGTCCCACGGCTCGACCCGGATGGCGCTGTGCACCGAGAATCCCGAATGGCATCAGGCCGTTGCCGCCGCGCCGGCCCGGACGGGTGCCCAGGGCGGCGACGAGTCGAGCGCCCGCCACCGGCCACAGAGGGCCTGCAGGGCGATGCGGGCAGTCCCCCGGAGCCTGGGCGCACGGCTGACGCGACACGCGGCGCGATACAATTCCCTATCCTTGCGAGATCCTGGCCGCCTACATGCGTCTGCGGCGCGCCTTCCGCACCGACTCCCCCGCCCTGCTGTCGCTGGATTGCGAGGCCGAGCGCCGCGCCGAACTGGCCGCGATCGAGCAGGCCTTCCGCGCCCTGTCGCGCACCCCGTCCTTGGCCTTCATCCGCCCCGCCAGGCCCCCGGCCACGCAGCCTTCCCACTGAACCGGTCCCATCCCCGGTCCCGACCCGAACGGCGGTTGCGGAGTTCCCTAATGATGGTGCCGGGGGCCCGGCACACACTATTACAGACACGCCGATCGACATGGTTGGATAGGTTCTGCCTGCCCGCGGAGGCATGTTGGCGGCCCAAGGTCAGGAGAGTATTTCCGCTACTCAGCAATGTCGACGTGTACTAACACTATTTGAGCACGGCTCCCATCTACACATGTCCTCGCACCCCCACGCGGCCGCATTCAGGGAAAACCACTTTCCAGCCGAGACGTCAATTCGATGTCCGTTCCGCCCACCCCTTCTTGCCAACCGAAGAAACACGAGTCAACACCGCGGCTAGCACGAAGTATTCCACTCCCGCGATCGGCCCCAGCATGATCAATGGCCACGACACGAGCAATTTCAGTACCACCCATCCCAGCCCGGCATGTACACACACACACAGGGACAGAATTCCCCAAAAACTTCGCTTCCGCCAATTCGGACGATTTCTTCGGATCAAGTAGCCGAAAACGAGGACCGTGAGGGCCGCAAATCCCATCCATTTTAGAGGCAGAGTCGGCGATCCACCCGATCTCGCTTGATGAACTGCGTACAGTTCTGCCCCCATAACGGCGATCACGCCGATCACGACATAGAGAAAGACATCCTTCAGCCGTTGACGCCCGCGGTGAACTGTCACGGATTCCTTCCTCACACAATGGCACTCATTGACATTGCCCGTTCCACATTTGATATCCCTGGACAACGAGTGCCTGATACTCTGCCAACACCACGCCAATAAGAAGCCCAAGCCCAGTCGCAGCCTCCGCGTCGGTCGCTATCGTCCTGACTGTGCTCGACCTTAGGGGATAGAGAAGCCCTTGACCGCCAAGAGAATTCGGTCGTGACGCTGCGTAGGACATGGCGCTGCTGAAGCGAGCAGCGCCATAGGCCGAACCCACTACGTCGCCAAATGACGCGGCGCTCGGGGCGATCGGAATGAGCGCATCATACCATGCATCAAAGAAAGCTCTATAGCACCCGCCCGTCTTGAATTCGTCCATCCAAAACTGTGTGGAGAAAAGATTAGAGAAAAAGTTACTGATGACTCCCCCGCCCCCGCCCCCACCTCCCACACCTACGCTTGAGTACGAAATGTTTCTGAAGCCTATGAAGGTTACCTCCATGTCCGGTGACTTAGCTGTGACTGTGATGCCATCAGTACAGGGCAGCGAATGACCAGGTTGGGTGGGTCCTTGTTGACAAGCCGGCGGTCCCGCAGAATACATACCCGTTGGATCGTAGAAGTTTACCGGGTTATTCAAGGCGTAGAGATAGCCTCCTCCAAGGGAGTCCGGACCGAGCCACCTCCCCTTCGAGGCTGAATGATAGCGGGCCCGGCTGTAATCATTGCCAGTCTCGGAGTCTCGTTCATAACCTGCAAAGCGATACGGGTCCAGCGTCTTCATAGGCTGGATCTCTTCACCATATGGCAGGTACTTGTGTTCCGTCACAACGACGCCGAGCGCGTTGGTTACTAGGCGAAGACTGCCAAGATGATCTGAGTGGAGAAACAGCACGTTCGCGCCAACCATCTGTCCCGCGGTCGCGTACGGGCTGATCGCCTCGCTTCCTTCAGCCAACCTGTCAGACGCAGGCTCATCCGTCCCCTGCCATGAGCCCGGGGTGATGTTCATGCCCATGCCAAACGACTTGGGTTTCGCGCTGACCTGATTCGATTGTGTCGACTTCCAGCCCGCCGTGTCCACGGCGCGCACCTTGTAATAGTACGTAGTCCCATTCGTAACGTTCAGGTCTGTATAAGCCTGAGTTGTTATGGGCGCGCTATTCAGGGCTGTACCGTAAACCTCTGTTCCCAGGCTCGTTAGACTGCGGTACACATAGTATCCAGCAAGATCGGGTGGGCTTGTCGACTGAGCCCAAGTCAGGCTTACGTAGGCATTCCCGGCGGTTGCCGCCAAGCTACTGGGCGCAGGTGGAGGCGTCGGCGTGTTGCCAGTGATGATGATTCTCTCGGGCGACGCATTGCCCTGATTCCCCACATTGTCGATGGCCACGACCTTGTAAGTGTATGTCTGCTCGTTGCTGACTTGTGTATCCAGATACGTCGTTCCGGTGGTCGTTACGGGCGTCGTGCCAGGCAGTATGGGGTGAAACTCGGTATCGGACGGACCCTTCTTCAGGACAAGATAACCATATGCGTACTGCACAGGGTACCACTCTAGCGATATTTGTGTAGATGTCGCCTGACTAGTCTTCCACGCGACCGCGAGTGGCAGGGGGGTCTCGACCATATTGACTCGGCTTCCGCCGAAATAGACATAGTCTCGGTCCCATTGCGGCACTATTTCAGTGACATTCGCAGGGCGCGAGTACTGGGAGAGGACATTCCCATCGGCATCCCGAAAATAGAACACCTCCTTGCCATGATCTTCCTTCCGGTACACTCTAAGGCCAAAGGCATCGTATGAGTAATTGCCCTTGTCCAACCCGCCGACCTGCACCTGCTTCAAACGCCTGGCATTATCGTAGTTGTACTGGAACTGATCGTCCTGCCTCAAGGCACCATCGCTGTCATAGGCCCAGACGGCCGGGGACCCAAGAACCCCGTCTATCCGATTTGTTGCCGAGTTGACAATGTATCCGGTAATCGTCGTCCCGGGGCCTGGTGTCAAGGTTTGGCTGCGACTATAGATGTTGCCGAATGGATCGTACGCAAATGTTTGTTCATACATGGTTCCCCCGGAGGGCGCCATCAGCCGCGCCTCCTTGAGGCGACCAATCGAATCATAGGTGAAGACATCGGACCCGACAGTCTTGATGTTCCCACCACCGTCGTACTGATAGACTCCGGATGTCCATAGCTGCCCATTGCTGCCATTTAATACCTTCACCTCGTTGACGCGCCGGCTATTCATTGAGTTGGGTTGAATGATCGTCTTTATTCCTGTGCCTGCCACCCATTGCTTAAGCCGCCCCGACTCAGCGTACAGAGCGCTGTCAACGGCAGAATAACCCCGACTCGATCCAATGTGCGTGATTTGCCCATGTACCCGATCCATCGATAGACAAGTAGCATTCGTGCAGCCTGGCATCCCAGTTGGGTCAGTCGTCGCGGTCGTCGGATATACGATCGATGACACCTGTCCTAGTGCATCGTAATTGTAGAAAATGCTGTGGGCGCCTCCTGCCCACTTGCCCAGGGTCGTCGTCATCTTGTTGAATCTGCCATACTGGCTCTCCTGGTAGTAATAGTCGACAGCCGCCACCGGCGGGCTTAGGGTCCCGTCGTCTTCATAACTGCGGGCGGAAGTGATTTGGCCGAGCTGTGAATTGCTATTTCCGTGGGTTGCCTCGTCGTATCCGTAATCAAGGACCCGGGTCCTCAAGCTGCTCTGGTCTTCTTCCTTCTCGACCATGGTCAGCCGTCCGGCCGGATCATACGATTTCAGATAGTGAAATGGAGGCGCCGAGCCAAACCCGTTCGCGTCTGCAAATCGCACCACGTTTCCCATTGCGTCATAACCGGTACTGGTGTCGACGCCCGTCCCGCCTTGAGTCACGGTGCCAAACCACATCTTGCCTCGTTCCGGCTCTTCCAAGGTAGCGATCCTGCCCAGGTGGTCATAAGTAGTCGATCGTAGCTGGAACACAGGAGCAGCTGGAACCCGACGGTCCCAAGTCTTGGCGAGAGTGGGATGGTTCATTTCGTCATAGGAGTATTGCCTTTCCAAATCGAAGCTGGTGGCACCGGCTGCCTTCGTGGTCATGCCAATCAATCGACCTAGGACATCAGCTGTTGACACCGTCACGGAGTCTATTGTTGTGGGGGAGGCTACGGAGCCACTTTGAATGCCCTGGACAGTTCTTGTCGTCACGAGGCCCTGATAGCTGGTTAGCGTGGTTGCCCCATCTGCGGCAATCGTTTTCCGCACCCTAAGAAATGGATCCACGTAGACGGTAGCCGAGCCGCCGTACGTGCCAGCCCGGATGGTGGTCGTGATCGGACCCGTTGTTCCCACAGGTGCCCACTCTGACTCGGTCATGACGTTCCCGACGGCATCATAGGTGTACTTCTTCGACACCCACTGAGCGGCACCCTGATCGTCTGTCTTGAGAACCTGCTCTTCCGTGACCCTCCCCAATCCATCAAGAATCGTCTTGCTCTGGATTGACGTGACTAACAGTGGATCGCCGCCGATCACTTTTGTAACCATCAGCGAATCGTAAAATCCCGGCTTTTGAAACGTACCATACGTGATGCCAACGGGAGGTTCCCCAGATCCCGCGAGAGGTCCAACCGTGGTGGGCCTCCCGATGCTATCGTATTCCACGCTGACCCCAGTTCCGGATGGCCCACGAACCGCTGTTGCAAGACCCCAGTTCGGCTCCCGATCCACATCCAAGGAGTACCAAGACAGACCATTTGCTTGCTGCTTCGTCGGATATCCAGCATCCCACAGCAAGGTGTTCGTCCCAAGATTGACCCCCTGTCGCGGAATCTGGCTCAAGACCGCACTCCGATTGCCCGACGATGAAGCATAGCCAAACGTGGTTAGCAGGTCATCTTGACTCGTGGCAAGCGGAGACGCTCCTGGGGCGAACAACCTCCGCGCCGAGGTCATCCTGCCGTAGGAATCAAAAGCAAAGTCCGTCTCCTCCTTAACGCTGTCATTCCCATCAAATACCCGCCGCCACAAGACCGGAGTCAGAATCCACTTGTCAGGCCCCGTGACGACGCTGTAGCTCATCTTTGTCTTTCTGTAGGGAATAGTCGCCCCCGCGACGTTCGGGTTGGGGATTGACTCGATGGTGTCCTGGAAGCGTCCAAAGTTCGTCGTCAGCATCGTCCAATTTGTGTAGTCAGTCACCTTCAGGTCGTGCGGGTTCTTACCATCGTCGTCGAACGATGTGGTGTCTCTTATGAGCCGCACATTATCTGCATAGTGACCCTTTCTGAACGCCCCACCGACCATGCAAGGCGTGGTGTGGTCGTATTCGTACGATGTGGTGCGCAAGCGAGGCGCAGTCACCTCCGTACCGGCATACGCTTCAATCTTCGCCAGCGTACCATCGTGTGGCCCCGGAGTCCCAGCCGACTGAGGCGTGCCGTTATAGGTGTAAACCGTGAGGCTCTTTGCGACCGTGGAATCCTCCAGCTCGTAGGGCCCTCTCACCGAGACTGTCTTGGGTAGTACATAACAATTCTCCGGATGCAATTGGCTACAATTCACAGCGTTGCTGCGATCGTAAAGCCAGTAATAGGTCTTTCCAGCAACACCAATTCCGCGCCCGGTAACGCCTAGAACAGGGAAAAAGCCGAATTGCCCAGACCGCGCACCTTCGAAAATGTTTGGATAATCGTGTCGCCACACATTCCCAATCCCGTATTGATAGCTTCGGCCTCCCCCAAACGGGAAGCTAACCGATTTGAGGAGCCCAGCATTCACGTTGGGAAGGCCCGCCGTATCATAGAAGAACCAATACGTCTGAACTGGATTCACTCCCACAGCTGTCAGGCTAGTTAACGTCAGAATGTATCCGTAGGTCGAAGATCCATTGAAAGGATCGGTGATGGTCGGCTTTGAATAGGTGAATTGATATACTTGCGTACTCGATGGAGTAGTTGGAGCGGGTACCTCGATCGACGTGACTACCCCGTCGTGGTAGGTACCTATGGAATAGTACTGGGGACCGTCGTTGTAATATTGATCCACAGCGCATGTGAACCGCACCACTCGCGAGGGATTGTCCATATCCGTAACCGTGTCTGGACACATCGACTTTCCTGAGGCTTGAGATTGGTAGGTGATGGCAATACTGTATCGCGAGGTTCCGTTGTTTTTTGGTTGCGGACCCGTGATGGTGGTTGTATCCCATCCATCGTACGCGGCTTCAGGAAATCCCCCCCAGGGACGAACGTTTGGGTCCATTTGCCGGTGACGGCCCATCGACAGAGTTGTTCCGTCTGGAAGCCAAACGGTCCAACCTGAAGAGTTGGATTGGGCACGAACCCCAGATCCGTCGAACGCGTACCAGTAGGGTGTGGGCTGGCACTGGCCATTTTGGTCGGCGGCCTCCTGAAACAGTCGGTGTGTGTCCCCTCGTTGGCCTTCATAGAAGTAGCGGGTCTCGGTTGTACCCCCACTCGTATAGGCCAGGGAGTAAACTCTTCCAAATCCGATTCTCCATCCAAGTCCCACCGGACCGAAGCCGGTGAAATGCCGTGCACTAGGCGTATACGGATAGTTTGAGTCCGTTGCGTCCCATAGGTTGCTATTATAGGAAAGCCCCACCGACCATTCAGCCATGTCACCTGAGTGGGCGGTGTAGAGAGGAATATAGAGATTGACGGTCCCGGTGAGAATGTCGATGCTTTCCTGATCCCATGCGCTGTTCACCCCCGTAGCGCCGGGCGCCGCGGCCGCCGCGCTTTCCGCCTGAGCCAGAAGAACCGAGGGGGCCAGATTGCATACGAAGAGGATCGATGGCAATAGCTTGAGGGTTTTCATGGTTCCCCGCATTGTGGTAGGTCGTTCGGTAATTCTCATTGCCGGTCTGTCGGTCTTCATCGGGTCTGATCTCGGTTCAGCCGAGCCCCCCCAAGGAACATGCATTCCCAATTGCGCCAGCATTCTCGACCTTGCAGGCCCAACTGCCGCCGAGGAGCTGCACGGGCTGGCGAACCTCGTCCTGGATCGAGTACGGGCAGCCGGAAGTGGTCAGGGAAAAGTGGAGATTCTTAATCAGTTCTTTTTCAGGGGCCTCAGATTTCAGTCGGAGGATAACGCCGAGTTTCCGGAAGGCCTCCTTCCTGCAGATGTTCTTTCGCGACGCAGCGGATCGTGTGTTGGCCTGGCCGGAGTGTACCTGGCGCTGGCTTCTTTCCTTGACTTGCCCGTTGCGGCAGTCAGCGCGCCGAATCATGTGTTTGTCCGCT
Protein-coding sequences here:
- a CDS encoding ferritin-like domain-containing protein, whose protein sequence is MIMETEQVRELLIQALETEIGGVEVYETALRCATNPDLKEEWRNYLDQTRNHEQVLLEVFKKLNIDPAIQTPGREVVHHIGESLVKAMELALKGGSREAAQLVAGECVIAAETKDHLNWELIGMVAKASKGTMAKALKEAHDEVEDEEDEHLYHTTGWTRELWVKSLGLPAVLPPPEEVKEVETAIGAARAKQARREML
- a CDS encoding YtxH domain-containing protein; the protein is MSEHRGNGGHGFLMFALGTTAGAVVALLTAPRSGKETRRRLQDAMQQVREKAGDVSASVADSYTRGAEAIKEGFSKAFDKDTNHQGAAQEASRQATGSASKSESHYNPTSPARAGAYGGNTPK
- a CDS encoding lmo0937 family membrane protein, with the translated sequence MLAVLAMVLVVLWLLGMVTAYTLGGFVHLFLILALVSFVFHFLRGRRHAV
- a CDS encoding transposase, with protein sequence MTGELSVTLDPLEMLARLCQHIPPAGFHLTRLYGAYANRTRGARARRSPGAALAAPDSETIALTPSQRQRRRQWARLIAKVFEVDPLRCPCGGTMRVVAVILDPKVIRKILQHRPRPEARAHAPPGG
- a CDS encoding RHS repeat-associated core domain-containing protein; this encodes MKTLKLLPSILFVCNLAPSVLLAQAESAAAAAPGATGVNSAWDQESIDILTGTVNLYIPLYTAHSGDMAEWSVGLSYNSNLWDATDSNYPYTPSARHFTGFGPVGLGWRIGFGRVYSLAYTSGGTTETRYFYEGQRGDTHRLFQEAADQNGQCQPTPYWYAFDGSGVRAQSNSSGWTVWLPDGTTLSMGRHRQMDPNVRPWGGFPEAAYDGWDTTTITGPQPKNNGTSRYSIAITYQSQASGKSMCPDTVTDMDNPSRVVRFTCAVDQYYNDGPQYYSIGTYHDGVVTSIEVPAPTTPSSTQVYQFTYSKPTITDPFNGSSTYGYILTLTSLTAVGVNPVQTYWFFYDTAGLPNVNAGLLKSVSFPFGGGRSYQYGIGNVWRHDYPNIFEGARSGQFGFFPVLGVTGRGIGVAGKTYYWLYDRSNAVNCSQLHPENCYVLPKTVSVRGPYELEDSTVAKSLTVYTYNGTPQSAGTPGPHDGTLAKIEAYAGTEVTAPRLRTTSYEYDHTTPCMVGGAFRKGHYADNVRLIRDTTSFDDDGKNPHDLKVTDYTNWTMLTTNFGRFQDTIESIPNPNVAGATIPYRKTKMSYSVVTGPDKWILTPVLWRRVFDGNDSVKEETDFAFDSYGRMTSARRLFAPGASPLATSQDDLLTTFGYASSSGNRSAVLSQIPRQGVNLGTNTLLWDAGYPTKQQANGLSWYSLDVDREPNWGLATAVRGPSGTGVSVEYDSIGRPTTVGPLAGSGEPPVGITYGTFQKPGFYDSLMVTKVIGGDPLLVTSIQSKTILDGLGRVTEEQVLKTDDQGAAQWVSKKYTYDAVGNVMTESEWAPVGTTGPITTTIRAGTYGGSATVYVDPFLRVRKTIAADGATTLTSYQGLVTTRTVQGIQSGSVASPTTIDSVTVSTADVLGRLIGMTTKAAGATSFDLERQYSYDEMNHPTLAKTWDRRVPAAPVFQLRSTTYDHLGRIATLEEPERGKMWFGTVTQGGTGVDTSTGYDAMGNVVRFADANGFGSAPPFHYLKSYDPAGRLTMVEKEEDQSSLRTRVLDYGYDEATHGNSNSQLGQITSARSYEDDGTLSPPVAAVDYYYQESQYGRFNKMTTTLGKWAGGAHSIFYNYDALGQVSSIVYPTTATTDPTGMPGCTNATCLSMDRVHGQITHIGSSRGYSAVDSALYAESGRLKQWVAGTGIKTIIQPNSMNSRRVNEVKVLNGSNGQLWTSGVYQYDGGGNIKTVGSDVFTYDSIGRLKEARLMAPSGGTMYEQTFAYDPFGNIYSRSQTLTPGPGTTITGYIVNSATNRIDGVLGSPAVWAYDSDGALRQDDQFQYNYDNARRLKQVQVGGLDKGNYSYDAFGLRVYRKEDHGKEVFYFRDADGNVLSQYSRPANVTEIVPQWDRDYVYFGGSRVNMVETPLPLAVAWKTSQATSTQISLEWYPVQYAYGYLVLKKGPSDTEFHPILPGTTPVTTTGTTYLDTQVSNEQTYTYKVVAIDNVGNQGNASPERIIITGNTPTPPPAPSSLAATAGNAYVSLTWAQSTSPPDLAGYYVYRSLTSLGTEVYGTALNSAPITTQAYTDLNVTNGTTYYYKVRAVDTAGWKSTQSNQVSAKPKSFGMGMNITPGSWQGTDEPASDRLAEGSEAISPYATAGQMVGANVLFLHSDHLGSLRLVTNALGVVVTEHKYLPYGEEIQPMKTLDPYRFAGYERDSETGNDYSRARYHSASKGRWLGPDSLGGGYLYALNNPVNFYDPTGMYSAGPPACQQGPTQPGHSLPCTDGITVTAKSPDMEVTFIGFRNISYSSVGVGGGGGGGGVISNFFSNLFSTQFWMDEFKTGGCYRAFFDAWYDALIPIAPSAASFGDVVGSAYGAARFSSAMSYAASRPNSLGGQGLLYPLRSSTVRTIATDAEAATGLGLLIGVVLAEYQALVVQGYQMWNGQCQ